In Planctomycetota bacterium, the genomic window CCTTCCACCCGCCGCCGAAGAAGAACACGATTACCGGCCGATGATCGCTCGCCTGCCAGTCGGCGGGTTTGTAGAGGTACAGGTTGAGCGTGGTGCCGTCGATTGTCTTGTACGGCATCGCCTGCGCCTCCGGCGGACGAAGCGGATCATCGGCGCCGAGCGCGACAGCGGTGAGCATCAGCAGCGTGCACAGACCGGTCAGACGCTTCATGGTTTGTCTCCCTCGGGCTTTTCGCCGATCGTCGGTTCGCCCTTGAGGTAGCCGAGCGATGTGAGAAAGATGTCCATCGCGCGGGTGGTTTGAAAGTACGCATCGCCGTCGTTGAAAAATCCGTGGCCTTTGCCCTCAAAAAGCATCAGTTCGCTGCGCGAGCCGATGTCCTGCATCTTCTTCTGGAACGCCTTGGCGGTGTCGACGGGGATGAGTTTGTCCTGCGTGCCGAGAAAGACGATCGCGGGGGGCATGCCCTTTTCGATGTTCGCCATCGGGCTGATCTTTTGCCAGTATTCCTTGACGCGGTCGTAGCCGTAGCCATGTTCGGAGTTGTCGTACACCGGGTTGAACAGCACAAGCGCATCGGGCACGGCGGACACGCTCGTGTCTTCGCCGTCTTCGTTGAAGTCGGTGACCGTCGCCGTCGCCGCCGCGACGTGTCCCCCGGCCGACCCGCCGCCGGCGGCGAGCTTGTCGGGGTCGATGCACAGTTCCGCGGCGTGAGCCCGCACGTATCGCATCGCGCTCTTGCCGTCCTTGACGCATTCGATGGGCGTCGTGTGATTGCGGCTGCTGACGCGATACTCCGCCGTCGCCGCCCACATCCCACGCGACGCAAGGTACGCCGCCTGCCGGTAGAACTGCGCGGGTGTGCCGCCGACCCACCCGCCGCCGAAGAAGAACACGATGGCGGGCGTGTGATCTGTCGCCTTGTGTCCGGCCGGCTCGAAGATGTGCAGCTTCAACTCGACATCGCCGACGGTTTTGTACGTGACGAGCCGCGTGGGTTTCGCATCGGTGGCGAAGCGGTCCGCCGCCGGCGCGATCGTGGTGAGCAGAGCGATCAGCACGGCTGCGATTGCGAAATGGCGCGTCATGGGTTCTCCATCGTCGGTCACTTGAGCGCTTCGAGCACCTGACTGACCGTGTACGCATCGGACTCGAAGACGACCTTGCCGTCGGGCGCGTAGATGACGAGCAGCGGGATCGACCGGCGGCCCTGTTGCGTGAGCAGGGCGTTGCCGGGGCCGTTGTCGTCGCCCGTCAGGTCAACCTTGATGGGCACGACCTTATTGCTGTTGAGCGCCGCCGTGACGCGCGGATCGAACAGCACGGCATGCTCGAGGGCGTGACAATTCAGACACCACTGCGCGGTGAACTCGAGGACGATGAATTTGCCGTCTTTTTTCGCATTTTCGAGGCGCTCGGGCGTGTAGTAGACCCAGTTGACGGGCCCGTGGCGCGTGTACCAGTACGCCAGGTGCGCCCCGGCCCCGATGAACAGCAGGCCGATCAGGACGAAGGTGATGAGATTCGCGCGGTGTTTGGGTCTGAGTGCGATCGTGCGCCAGGTCAGCCAGGTCCCGGCGGCGATGATGAACGCGCCGACGAAGTACCAGTAGGCGAGCGTCGGCGGATCGGGCGGCGTCACGATCAGGCCCGAGACGCCGGTGCCGACGAAGAACGCCGCGGCGGCGAGCATGAACAGACCCATCACCTGCTTGATCAATTCGCTGGCCGGTCCGGTGCGGGGCATGCGGTCGATGAGCTTCGGGTACGCCGAGAGCAGCAGGTAGGGGAACGCCATGCCCGACCCGATGGCGGCGAAGGTCGAGAGCGTGACGGCGGGATTCTGCGTGGCGGCCCATGCGGCGGCGGCGCCCATGAACGGCGCGGTGCACGGCGTCGAAAGCACGGCCGTCATGATCCCGAAGAGGAACGACCCGAACGCCGTGTCGTGCGACGGGTTGAACATGTAGACCTTCTGCGGCAGTCGAACGGCGAACAGCCCGCACATGCCCGCCGCCATGATCGCGATGATCACGCCCACGCCGATCGTGAACCACGGCTTCTGGAAAAGCTGATTCGTCGCGGTGAACCCGCTGACGGTCGCGATGGCGATGCCCAATGCGAGCCAGAGGAACACGACGCCGCCGCTCATCACGGCTCCGAGCATCAGGCAGCGCGAGCGATGACCCGCCGCCGCCGAGAGGCCCATGATCTTGATCGGAATCAGGGGCAGCACGCATGGCGTGAAATTCAGCAGAAAACCCCCGATGAAGGCGATCAGCAGCAACAACCACAACTTTGTCGGATCAATCGAAAAGTCATAGCCGAACAGCGGGATGTTGAGCGTGTTCGCGCCTGCGGGAACGTCGGCGATCGGTTGGCGGAGCACATCGAACGGGGCATCATGACTTTCCGCGATGTTCGTCCCCGCCGGCGCGACGGTGAGCGTGACCTTGCTGATCGTCGTCTGCGGTTGCAGGCACGTCTTGTCATCGCACGCCTGCCACGTCGTCGCCGCTTCGAGGTCGTACTTGCCCGGCGCGACGCTGGGCCCGACGTGCAGCGACACGACGATCGCCGCCTTGCCCGCGTAGAAGTCGAGTTTCTGCGGACCTTCTCCGAAGTCGACGACGATCGGGTGCGGCTCGGGGTATCGCACGCCCGACACCAATACGCCCGCCGGAAGCCCCGTGACTTTCACATCCGTCGGCACCAGGTAGTCAAGCTGCGGCTTATGCAGCTGAATGTGGTAGCGCGGATCGATGTCCAGCTCAATCGCCAGCGCGCCCTCCGAGTCGGCGGCGATCGCCTCGCCTTGCCAGCGCGTGTCGAACTTGACCACCGGCTCGCGCGCCCCGCTCCCGGAAGTCGCGTCCGGCGCGCCGAAGGCGTCGCCGAACCCCGCCGGGTCCGTCAACTGTCCGCGCGTCTGAACAGCGATCATGCTGAGCATCAGACAGGCGAGCAGGGCGGGAAAATGGCGGGGCGGATGAGTCATGCGTGGTTGAAACGTCGGTGTGGGGGCGGCGGTTCGGGGCATCATACCGGGGCTGTGCGGGGATTTGAAGAAGCGGGGGCCTTCGTTCCGATAAAGTCCTTATGGCGGAAGTCCTTGATCAGGGTGATGTTGATGCATTGCTGGCGGCGATCGGCGGCGGGGAAGTCGCCGCGGCCGAAGCCGGCGAAGCGTCCAACGTGCAGGTCTTTTCCAATCAGCGTCGCCCGACCAAGCAGCTTGAAATCCGCCTCTACGACTTTAAGCGCCCGGAGCGCGTCAGTAAGGACCAGATGCGCGCCTTGGAGCAGCTTCATGAGGGCTTCGGCCGCAACTTCGGCGCGCAGCTCTCGGGCTTTCTCCGCACGATCGTCGAAGTGAAAGTGGCGAACATTGAGCAGCTTACCTACGCCGAGTTCACGCAGGGGCTGCCCAATCCGACGAGCTTTAATCTGCTGCGCTGCGAGCCGCTCGAAGGGCAGATGTGCCTGGAGATCAGCCCGCTGATCATCTACCCGATCATCGACCGTCTGCTCGGCGGGTCGAACGCCGAGTTGTTCATCCCGCAGCGTCCGCTCACGCAGATCGAGCAGCGACTCGTGAGCAAGATCACCGATCGCGCGACCAGCGCGCTGACGGAGGCCTGGTCCGCGCTGACGCCGGTGCGTTTCACGCTGGCCGAGACGGAGTCGAACCCGCAGCTTGTGCAGATCGTGCCGCCCAACGAAGTGGTGGTGGTGGTGGGGTTTGAATTGAAGATGGGCGGGCGCGCCGGGACGATGAGCTTGTGCATCCCGTTCAACGTCATCGAGCCGGTGATCGACAAGCTTTCGAGTCAGAGCTGGAACTCCTACACGCGCAGCAAGGCCAACACGAGTCTGCGCACGCGGCTCGCCGACAAGCTCAATCGCGCCCCGCTGATGTCGACCGCGCTGCTCGCCGAGACGACGATCACGCTGCGCGAC contains:
- a CDS encoding alpha/beta hydrolase fold domain-containing protein, with translation MTRHFAIAAVLIALLTTIAPAADRFATDAKPTRLVTYKTVGDVELKLHIFEPAGHKATDHTPAIVFFFGGGWVGGTPAQFYRQAAYLASRGMWAATAEYRVSSRNHTTPIECVKDGKSAMRYVRAHAAELCIDPDKLAAGGGSAGGHVAAATATVTDFNEDGEDTSVSAVPDALVLFNPVYDNSEHGYGYDRVKEYWQKISPMANIEKGMPPAIVFLGTQDKLIPVDTAKAFQKKMQDIGSRSELMLFEGKGHGFFNDGDAYFQTTRAMDIFLTSLGYLKGEPTIGEKPEGDKP
- a CDS encoding DUF255 domain-containing protein encodes the protein MMPRTAAPTPTFQPRMTHPPRHFPALLACLMLSMIAVQTRGQLTDPAGFGDAFGAPDATSGSGAREPVVKFDTRWQGEAIAADSEGALAIELDIDPRYHIQLHKPQLDYLVPTDVKVTGLPAGVLVSGVRYPEPHPIVVDFGEGPQKLDFYAGKAAIVVSLHVGPSVAPGKYDLEAATTWQACDDKTCLQPQTTISKVTLTVAPAGTNIAESHDAPFDVLRQPIADVPAGANTLNIPLFGYDFSIDPTKLWLLLLIAFIGGFLLNFTPCVLPLIPIKIMGLSAAAGHRSRCLMLGAVMSGGVVFLWLALGIAIATVSGFTATNQLFQKPWFTIGVGVIIAIMAAGMCGLFAVRLPQKVYMFNPSHDTAFGSFLFGIMTAVLSTPCTAPFMGAAAAWAATQNPAVTLSTFAAIGSGMAFPYLLLSAYPKLIDRMPRTGPASELIKQVMGLFMLAAAAFFVGTGVSGLIVTPPDPPTLAYWYFVGAFIIAAGTWLTWRTIALRPKHRANLITFVLIGLLFIGAGAHLAYWYTRHGPVNWVYYTPERLENAKKDGKFIVLEFTAQWCLNCHALEHAVLFDPRVTAALNSNKVVPIKVDLTGDDNGPGNALLTQQGRRSIPLLVIYAPDGKVVFESDAYTVSQVLEALK
- the fliM gene encoding flagellar motor switch protein FliM, giving the protein MAEVLDQGDVDALLAAIGGGEVAAAEAGEASNVQVFSNQRRPTKQLEIRLYDFKRPERVSKDQMRALEQLHEGFGRNFGAQLSGFLRTIVEVKVANIEQLTYAEFTQGLPNPTSFNLLRCEPLEGQMCLEISPLIIYPIIDRLLGGSNAELFIPQRPLTQIEQRLVSKITDRATSALTEAWSALTPVRFTLAETESNPQLVQIVPPNEVVVVVGFELKMGGRAGTMSLCIPFNVIEPVIDKLSSQSWNSYTRSKANTSLRTRLADKLNRAPLMSTALLAETTITLRDLMNMAPGDVILTDKAAAQPVVLTLEGKKKFLANLGQYRGNRALKITRAITPKDRV